A section of the Roseivirga sp. BDSF3-8 genome encodes:
- the cysQ gene encoding 3'(2'),5'-bisphosphate nucleotidase CysQ: MELNTIIEIARNAGAAIMGIYQNEDFSSVVDFKEDNSPLTLADKASHEVIMEGLKKSFPDMPVISEEGKEITYQDRSQWKEYWLVDPLDGTKEFIKRNGEFTVNIALIRNNEAVAGVVYVPAKDILYYGAKEDGAFKVEGDWQQKLTVNGKKESGLVAVRSKSHANPEEEKVLNEYGVTDSISVGSSLKFCMVAEGKADIYYRHGPTMEWDTAAGHAVLEAAGGRVMIETGPEPFRYNKESLLNTSFLCTGW; the protein is encoded by the coding sequence ATGGAACTTAATACCATTATTGAAATAGCAAGAAATGCCGGGGCTGCCATCATGGGCATTTATCAGAACGAGGATTTTTCGTCCGTAGTGGACTTTAAGGAAGATAATTCGCCTCTTACTCTTGCTGATAAGGCCTCTCATGAAGTCATTATGGAAGGGCTGAAAAAAAGTTTCCCGGACATGCCCGTCATTAGTGAAGAAGGCAAAGAGATCACTTATCAGGATCGTAGTCAGTGGAAAGAGTACTGGTTAGTGGATCCCCTGGACGGCACTAAAGAATTTATCAAGCGTAATGGTGAGTTTACTGTAAATATCGCGCTTATCCGTAATAATGAAGCCGTCGCCGGTGTGGTGTACGTGCCCGCCAAGGATATTCTGTACTACGGAGCTAAAGAGGACGGAGCCTTTAAGGTAGAAGGAGACTGGCAGCAGAAGCTTACAGTCAACGGTAAAAAGGAGAGTGGCCTGGTGGCAGTAAGAAGCAAGTCCCATGCTAACCCTGAGGAAGAAAAGGTCCTGAACGAATATGGTGTTACAGACAGTATTTCAGTAGGCAGCAGCCTAAAGTTTTGCATGGTGGCAGAGGGCAAGGCAGATATTTATTATCGCCACGGGCCCACTATGGAATGGGATACCGCCGCAGGCCATGCCGTACTCGAAGCTGCCGGCGGCAGGGTAATGATCGAAACCGGCCCGGAGCCTTTCCGCTATAACAAGGAATCACTGCTTAACACATCATTTCTGTGTACAGGCTGGTAA
- a CDS encoding glycosyltransferase family 4 protein, translated as MSLLIYSFITSFLVAFFTIPLVIKFFTKKKIFDIPGGRKIHKNFTPSMGGIGIFGGLMLSSVFWMTSGELAVFKYVFGGLVIVFITGMRDDLIPLRPSYKLIAQIVAASMVVGLSDIRLNSLHGLFGVYEIPFWLGTSLSVFTIIVITNSFNLIDGVDGLAGTISVIVLSSFGIWFYLLGNYPISIMIFGMIGAIVAFLNFNWEPSRIFMGDTGALVIGYFMSILAIYFIEQNDSLSQGHAYKFTPTISTAVAVLIIPLFDTLRVFISRAIRGKSPFSPDMTHLHHLLLRLGLSHSGAVMVLGGANLLFIVMAIAMSSLSDVIALPVIVGTALLLSLFLEGLARRQDKKRQNALSRPA; from the coding sequence ATGTCTTTATTGATCTACAGTTTTATCACTTCTTTTCTGGTGGCTTTTTTTACCATCCCGCTGGTAATAAAGTTTTTCACCAAAAAGAAGATATTTGATATACCTGGCGGCCGAAAGATCCATAAGAATTTTACTCCCTCCATGGGTGGTATTGGTATATTCGGGGGGCTAATGCTCTCGTCAGTCTTCTGGATGACTTCGGGTGAGCTGGCGGTTTTCAAGTATGTCTTCGGCGGGCTGGTGATCGTATTTATCACGGGCATGCGTGATGACCTCATTCCCCTTCGCCCTTCCTACAAGCTTATTGCTCAGATAGTGGCTGCTTCCATGGTAGTGGGACTCAGCGATATCCGCCTGAACTCCCTCCACGGCCTCTTTGGTGTATATGAAATCCCTTTTTGGCTTGGTACTTCCCTATCTGTTTTCACGATCATTGTCATCACTAACAGCTTTAACCTGATAGATGGGGTGGATGGTCTGGCAGGTACTATTTCCGTCATCGTGCTATCGTCCTTCGGGATCTGGTTTTACCTATTGGGTAATTACCCTATCAGTATCATGATCTTTGGCATGATCGGGGCCATAGTGGCTTTCCTAAACTTTAACTGGGAGCCGAGCCGGATCTTTATGGGGGACACGGGGGCGCTGGTCATCGGCTACTTTATGTCTATACTGGCTATTTATTTTATTGAGCAAAATGATAGCCTCTCGCAGGGGCATGCCTATAAATTTACGCCTACCATATCGACAGCGGTAGCGGTACTCATTATCCCTCTTTTCGACACGCTGCGCGTGTTTATTTCCCGTGCTATCCGGGGTAAGAGTCCTTTTTCGCCTGACATGACGCACCTTCATCACTTGCTTCTGCGCCTTGGCCTGAGCCATAGCGGGGCTGTCATGGTACTGGGGGGTGCTAATTTACTTTTTATCGTTATGGCCATTGCCATGAGCAGCCTGTCTGACGTTATCGCGCTGCCTGTAATAGTAGGGACGGCTCTCTTACTGAGCCTCTTTCTGGAAGGATTGGCCAGGAGACAGGATAAAAAAAGACAGAACGCTCTAAGTCGCCCTGCCTGA
- a CDS encoding sugar transferase encodes MYQYVKRGFDLIISLTVFIMVSPLFLAIMLILSVTGEREVFYRQKRVGYRNEPFYILKFATMVKNSSKIGTGDITLRNDPRVTKVGRILRITKLNELPQILNVINGDMSLVGPRPLMPVSFENYSPEVQASIYNAKPGITGIGSIIFRDEEKMVSESGMEPRMFYSQFIFPYKGAVEMWYQRNSCFFTDLNLLLLTVWVVLNSDSRIYYKVFPDLPKETAQFA; translated from the coding sequence ATGTACCAGTATGTAAAAAGAGGTTTTGACCTTATCATCTCTCTGACCGTGTTTATCATGGTTAGCCCCCTGTTTCTGGCGATCATGCTGATCCTCAGTGTTACGGGTGAGCGGGAGGTGTTTTACCGCCAGAAGCGCGTAGGTTATAGAAATGAGCCGTTCTATATACTCAAATTTGCCACGATGGTAAAGAACAGCAGTAAGATCGGCACCGGAGATATTACCCTGCGCAATGACCCCCGGGTAACTAAAGTGGGGCGTATACTTCGCATTACCAAGCTTAATGAGCTCCCCCAGATCCTGAATGTGATCAACGGAGATATGAGCCTGGTAGGCCCGCGCCCTCTGATGCCTGTAAGCTTTGAGAATTATTCTCCTGAAGTACAGGCCAGTATTTATAATGCGAAGCCGGGGATCACAGGGATAGGCTCGATCATATTCAGAGACGAGGAAAAAATGGTTTCTGAGAGCGGAATGGAGCCGCGGATGTTTTACTCGCAGTTCATTTTCCCCTACAAAGGGGCGGTGGAAATGTGGTATCAGCGTAACTCCTGCTTTTTCACAGACTTAAACCTGCTGTTGCTTACTGTTTGGGTGGTGCTCAACTCAGACTCGAGAATATACTATAAGGTGTTCCCGGATCTGCCCAAAGAAACGGCCCAGTTCGCATAA